A genomic stretch from Telmatocola sphagniphila includes:
- a CDS encoding Hint domain-containing protein, with amino-acid sequence MLSDTAQSLVVNLAIQYGAPFFLKTVEFLAKSGWTVVRDQFGKIIRIEKNGIKITRAQFKDAATAQCFPAGTLVDAEFGLIKIEELNVGDKVWSFDHKNLEWKLKPILNTYILKFESGLASILAADEVIEATGGHPFWVVRGEFLENRPSPKVISPREIDGKLDGRWVLAEDLKPGDELYSRNKSKVNVESIIIRTQHLFVFNIQVEELENYAITSLGILVHNQNAIAGFEAYGVNPLPGTRIRPPGIPDGWRIRGTKSKGGIEYYNPNNPNESVRIMQGNPNSPYPNSQGPYVRQRDAGGNYLRPDGTRSPLPNGGNKDPDTHIPLERYPGFIQ; translated from the coding sequence ATGTTGAGTGATACAGCACAATCACTCGTGGTAAATCTGGCTATTCAGTACGGAGCTCCGTTTTTTTTGAAGACTGTTGAATTCCTTGCGAAAAGCGGTTGGACAGTTGTGAGAGATCAATTCGGGAAAATTATTAGAATCGAAAAGAATGGAATCAAAATCACTAGAGCTCAGTTTAAAGATGCGGCAACTGCACAATGTTTCCCAGCAGGAACTTTGGTAGACGCAGAATTTGGTTTGATAAAAATCGAAGAATTAAACGTTGGAGATAAAGTTTGGTCATTCGATCACAAAAATCTGGAATGGAAACTAAAGCCAATACTAAATACCTATATCTTGAAATTTGAGAGTGGGTTAGCCTCCATTTTGGCTGCAGACGAAGTGATTGAAGCTACGGGCGGTCATCCATTCTGGGTGGTTAGAGGCGAATTTTTGGAAAACAGGCCATCTCCAAAAGTCATCTCTCCCAGAGAGATAGATGGAAAACTTGATGGTCGCTGGGTATTAGCAGAAGATTTGAAGCCGGGTGACGAACTTTACTCTCGAAATAAATCCAAAGTAAACGTAGAATCGATTATTATTCGGACGCAACATTTATTTGTATTTAATATACAAGTTGAAGAGTTGGAAAATTATGCAATAACTTCCCTCGGTATTCTCGTTCATAATCAGAATGCGATTGCTGGATTCGAAGCATACGGTGTAAACCCTCTTCCAGGTACTCGAATCAGGCCACCAGGCATTCCGGATGGTTGGCGAATTCGCGGAACGAAATCAAAAGGTGGAATCGAGTACTATAACCCTAATAATCCAAATGAAAGCGTAAGAATAATGCAAGGCAACCCGAACAGTCCATATCCAAATTCACAAGGGCCATATGTTCGCCAACGGGATGCGGGGGGGAATTATTTACGGCCAGATGGTACTCGTTCGCCATTACCCAATGGCGGAAATAAAG
- a CDS encoding DUF6744 family protein, producing the protein MSAFIKTNHLPKVTPGARLLGEIITWTASGASVRHSDLIRALKEVGLDESVARELAPRHAFARACRKLSEARIIRQIAEDEVSIQFQFTQESKQGDRFSYDFETLLTLTKKTGQVHCDKGELALLAQEELDRCIAVRTGSDITRIVQKLFEREADLFPIRPQGGAYFVPQLHAGFIDRVQSLLKQLNGQMLRFPVPEGTASGDVSVKEAVAAGLSALIAEHEEAIDSFGEDTRPDTVERAAERIRNTKFKVEAYAALLADQKHQLELSLATASRKLRQKVESLAAEREAVLV; encoded by the coding sequence ACCGCTTCGGGAGCCAGCGTCCGACACAGCGATTTGATCCGGGCGCTGAAAGAAGTCGGCTTGGATGAAAGCGTGGCCCGGGAGTTAGCACCCCGGCACGCCTTTGCCCGGGCCTGTCGCAAGCTGTCGGAAGCTCGGATCATCCGACAGATCGCCGAAGATGAAGTCTCGATTCAATTCCAGTTCACCCAGGAATCGAAACAGGGGGACCGCTTCAGCTACGACTTCGAAACCCTGCTCACTCTGACCAAGAAAACCGGGCAGGTGCACTGCGATAAAGGAGAATTAGCTCTATTGGCTCAGGAAGAACTGGATCGCTGCATCGCCGTGCGGACCGGCAGCGACATCACCCGGATCGTGCAGAAGCTCTTCGAACGGGAAGCCGATCTTTTCCCGATTCGGCCGCAAGGCGGCGCTTACTTCGTGCCGCAGCTGCACGCCGGCTTCATCGATCGGGTGCAGAGCTTGTTGAAGCAACTCAATGGTCAGATGCTGCGCTTCCCGGTGCCGGAAGGAACCGCGAGTGGAGACGTCTCGGTGAAGGAAGCGGTGGCTGCGGGGCTATCGGCTCTGATTGCCGAGCATGAGGAAGCGATCGATTCGTTCGGTGAAGACACCCGGCCCGATACGGTGGAACGGGCCGCCGAGCGGATTCGCAACACCAAGTTCAAAGTCGAAGCCTACGCCGCTCTCTTGGCCGACCAGAAGCATCAGCTGGAGCTTTCCCTGGCCACGGCTTCCCGAAAGCTCCGTCAGAAAGTCGAAAGTCTGGCTGCTGAGCGGGAAGCGGTGCTGGTCTAG
- a CDS encoding glycosyltransferase → MIHTRAALGCALAREGHILAASNYLSQAVKASPFDRQASRAYTQTLQDIQAFREKNRFLLLQQALQKSAPQVVPQEHWFEGMILSGDELTSIIILCCNEAAYTRRCFESLLLHTRSPYELIVIDNGSTDETEFLLQEYSEKFGADRWLMIRNEHNLGFPKGVNQALKVAHGEYVVLLNNDTIVTADWLEALIDWQISAPDQIGLVGPVSNGTRAPQLVIPDYNSLEGISPFAALRKAEYQGHCLETERLTGFCLLGRKTLFDHLGGLDENFGTGFFEDDDLCVRTRKLGLKLLVALDVYIHHEGSCTFKGLKLDTKRLLNENFALFQKKWGDAESAGYRSQSPKAHSQSPSSRIEKDKKRSVSISLTMMVKNEEANLEDCLLSVRDLVDEMIVVDTGSQDRTREIAQRLGAKVYDFPWVDSFAAARNEGLKHATGDWVFWMDADDRVDEANRQKLKELFDSLDNTMASYVMKCLCVSDGPGGAETVVDHVRLFRRDPRLRWRFRVHEQILPDLRSLNAEIRWSDATIRHVGYKDPALRKSKLGRDRRLLELEIAENPSNPFTLFNLGSIHQELGEHQIALDLFRRSLAGSHPSDSIVRKLYALIVQAHRKLGQNDEAFYAVKAGLQVYPQDSELIFLHAMMLRERGDIPGAEACFKDLINTRESNHFASVDTGLRGYKARHNLAILYMEQGRFGDAQEQWQQVLESEPTFLPALAGFAEIAARLNNKAIFESYLQRMSQLGPTGEIEAESLWVRYYMNLNEFSRVRDRLFKAIEKYPQSVLLRTHLTHALLREGKDPQVAQKALLDLLELDPNNAEAKHNLLVLETVGFKSE, encoded by the coding sequence ATGATTCATACTAGAGCCGCCCTAGGATGCGCTTTGGCACGAGAAGGGCATATTCTGGCGGCATCCAATTATCTGTCGCAAGCGGTGAAGGCAAGCCCTTTTGATCGCCAAGCCTCTCGGGCTTATACCCAGACGCTTCAAGATATTCAAGCATTTCGCGAAAAAAACCGCTTTTTACTTCTTCAGCAAGCACTCCAAAAGTCGGCCCCGCAGGTAGTTCCCCAGGAGCACTGGTTCGAGGGAATGATTCTTTCAGGGGACGAATTGACTTCGATTATCATTTTGTGCTGTAATGAAGCGGCGTACACGCGTCGCTGTTTCGAAAGCCTACTTTTACACACTCGATCTCCCTACGAATTGATAGTCATCGATAATGGCTCCACTGATGAAACCGAGTTTCTACTCCAAGAATACAGTGAAAAATTCGGCGCCGATCGCTGGTTGATGATTCGGAATGAGCACAACCTGGGTTTTCCAAAAGGAGTGAATCAAGCCTTGAAAGTGGCCCACGGGGAATACGTCGTCCTTTTGAATAATGACACCATAGTCACTGCGGACTGGTTGGAGGCTCTGATCGATTGGCAAATATCCGCACCCGATCAAATCGGATTAGTTGGGCCCGTTTCCAATGGAACGCGCGCGCCGCAACTTGTTATTCCCGACTACAACTCGCTAGAAGGCATTTCTCCATTCGCCGCTCTTCGTAAAGCAGAATACCAGGGACATTGTCTGGAAACGGAAAGATTGACGGGATTTTGCCTTTTGGGTCGAAAAACGCTTTTTGATCATCTCGGAGGACTCGACGAAAATTTCGGAACGGGATTTTTTGAAGATGATGATCTCTGCGTTCGGACCCGTAAACTTGGATTGAAGTTGCTGGTCGCGCTCGACGTGTACATTCACCACGAAGGAAGCTGTACCTTTAAAGGGCTGAAACTCGATACGAAACGACTCCTTAACGAAAACTTTGCTCTATTCCAAAAAAAATGGGGGGATGCGGAATCGGCAGGTTATCGAAGTCAATCTCCCAAAGCTCATTCTCAATCTCCCTCAAGTAGAATCGAGAAGGATAAAAAACGCTCGGTTTCCATTTCACTCACCATGATGGTCAAAAATGAAGAAGCCAATCTAGAGGATTGTTTATTGAGTGTTAGAGATTTGGTCGACGAGATGATTGTCGTGGATACCGGATCCCAGGATCGAACTCGTGAAATCGCCCAGCGACTCGGAGCTAAAGTTTATGATTTCCCTTGGGTCGATAGTTTTGCGGCTGCGAGAAATGAAGGGCTGAAGCACGCTACGGGGGATTGGGTTTTCTGGATGGATGCGGATGACCGGGTCGACGAGGCTAATCGTCAGAAGCTCAAAGAGCTATTCGACAGCCTCGACAACACTATGGCATCTTACGTTATGAAATGCTTGTGCGTCAGTGACGGCCCAGGAGGCGCTGAAACGGTTGTCGATCATGTGCGGCTATTCCGTCGCGATCCCAGATTACGCTGGCGTTTTCGAGTGCACGAGCAAATTTTACCCGATCTACGCTCCCTCAATGCGGAAATTCGTTGGTCCGATGCGACCATTCGGCATGTTGGCTACAAAGATCCCGCACTTCGAAAAAGCAAGCTGGGTCGTGACCGCCGACTCCTGGAACTTGAAATTGCGGAGAATCCGAGTAATCCGTTTACCTTGTTCAACTTAGGATCGATCCATCAGGAATTGGGGGAACATCAAATTGCTCTGGACCTCTTTCGTAGAAGCCTGGCCGGGTCTCATCCCTCCGATTCCATTGTCCGAAAACTGTATGCACTGATTGTGCAGGCACATCGGAAACTGGGACAAAACGACGAAGCCTTCTATGCAGTGAAAGCCGGCCTTCAGGTTTATCCCCAAGACTCGGAACTCATTTTCTTGCATGCTATGATGCTTCGAGAGCGAGGAGACATCCCAGGAGCGGAGGCTTGCTTCAAAGATCTCATTAATACTCGGGAATCCAATCACTTCGCTTCAGTGGATACGGGCTTACGAGGTTATAAAGCTCGGCACAATCTGGCAATACTTTACATGGAGCAAGGACGATTCGGGGATGCCCAGGAGCAGTGGCAACAAGTTCTGGAGAGCGAACCCACCTTCCTCCCCGCGTTGGCTGGGTTTGCCGAAATCGCCGCTCGTCTTAACAATAAGGCGATCTTCGAATCCTACTTACAACGCATGTCCCAGTTAGGTCCTACTGGTGAAATCGAAGCGGAATCCCTTTGGGTTCGTTACTACATGAATCTCAATGAGTTCTCGAGAGTCAGAGATCGGTTATTCAAAGCAATCGAAAAATACCCTCAATCGGTGCTTCTCAGAACGCATCTGACGCATGCCCTTCTCAGAGAAGGGAAGGATCCGCAAGTGGCTCAGAAAGCGCTGTTGGATTTATTGGAGCTCGATCCGAATAATGCGGAGGCGAAGCATAATCTCCTGGTACTCGAAACCGTGGGATTTAAGAGCGAATAA
- a CDS encoding O-fucosyltransferase family protein, producing MSEPSLKELPSANGHVSNFPELSRELIPAYSEPVPASPSETRYLLVKAHVGFGDRLQCLSQAIEHAKKYNRTLSVDWSDSIWSDGTVDFDTFFHICGVQTVPPAEIYQRNFSTVEPIGWMNQYDRKASCDFIFKTEYELTLKDEDLPSQLVVYPSVGLRTYYVANLCMLRVKKPWRDSIVQELKRYSKFKTLVHLRGTDKHASEKIPEYMEKIKAKMADIPKTEPVLIVSDSLPLYQELRESFPNAVLRTPNLDRFRTDQGTHFQLQIPKSEFNLNTLIDFFLIAYSSNCIAEGESMFYTMARFLDCGPKKDILGYDGD from the coding sequence ATGTCGGAGCCTAGCCTCAAAGAACTTCCTTCAGCGAACGGTCACGTTTCGAATTTCCCGGAACTCTCCAGGGAGCTTATTCCCGCTTATTCAGAGCCAGTGCCCGCCTCGCCAAGCGAAACTCGCTATCTTCTAGTCAAAGCCCATGTTGGCTTTGGCGACCGTCTGCAGTGTCTCAGCCAAGCGATTGAGCATGCCAAAAAATACAACCGAACACTTTCCGTCGACTGGTCGGATTCGATCTGGTCTGATGGCACAGTCGATTTCGATACGTTTTTCCATATTTGCGGAGTTCAGACCGTACCTCCCGCGGAGATTTACCAGAGGAATTTTTCCACGGTAGAACCCATCGGCTGGATGAACCAGTACGATCGCAAGGCATCCTGCGATTTTATTTTTAAAACCGAGTACGAACTGACTCTCAAGGATGAAGATCTGCCTTCGCAGCTGGTGGTTTATCCCAGCGTTGGGTTGCGAACCTATTACGTGGCCAACTTATGCATGCTCCGAGTCAAGAAGCCCTGGCGAGATAGTATCGTTCAGGAGTTAAAACGGTACTCTAAGTTCAAGACGCTGGTCCACCTGCGCGGCACGGACAAGCATGCTTCCGAAAAAATCCCGGAGTACATGGAGAAGATCAAAGCGAAGATGGCAGATATTCCAAAAACCGAACCTGTTTTGATCGTGTCCGACAGTCTGCCGCTCTACCAGGAACTTCGGGAATCTTTTCCCAATGCAGTGCTGCGAACGCCCAATTTAGATCGATTCCGAACGGATCAAGGAACGCACTTTCAGCTGCAGATCCCGAAGTCTGAGTTCAACCTGAACACTCTCATCGATTTCTTTTTAATAGCTTATTCGAGCAATTGTATCGCGGAAGGCGAATCGATGTTCTACACGATGGCGCGTTTTCTAGATTGCGGTCCAAAGAAGGACATTCTGGGTTATGACGGGGACTGA
- a CDS encoding DDE-type integrase/transposase/recombinase has translation MDEFNQNAFAEKREEQPRAGPTEDRDPQSAAAEVGRAEPSAPERSEGERRGARPTSESFPDAGLDLSDSVDSEVEASLSKRREFHSRLSVRGPVKGRRLVKKPTEPVPAMTAEQRILLLDTWQRSGLPAGDFAPLVGVSKHTLYAWKKRFEISGPAGLLDQPRGKPPGSRVHELTKRTILMLKKSNPEWGCQRISDMLLRGPALPASASAVARVLHEAGYQLEQAPTRGHPDKVRSFERARPNQLWQTDLFTFVLKRQNRRVHLVGFMDDHSRFLVGYGLHASQSSALVLEVLRASMASYGTPEEILTDNGTQYVTWRGKSAFSKELEKRGIRQVVASPRHPQTLGKIERFWGTLWRECIESAIFIDMGDAQRRIGLFIDHYNFQRPHQGIDGLVPADRYFGAASEVRRSLQTRVAANALELARNGIPKQPFYLTGQVGGQPFSVHAEGERMILTRPEGERREIDLVPPPPPESTSRDELPKPVCPVGEVSNPQSLGSEEPSLPGESPLDESLRLIEDMWSIPPEGGDL, from the coding sequence ATGGATGAATTCAACCAGAATGCATTTGCGGAGAAAAGAGAAGAACAACCGAGAGCTGGTCCGACGGAGGATAGGGACCCGCAGTCCGCGGCTGCCGAAGTGGGGCGGGCGGAGCCGAGCGCCCCTGAGCGCAGCGAAGGGGAGCGACGCGGAGCCCGCCCCACTTCGGAGTCCTTTCCCGATGCGGGTCTGGATTTATCGGATTCCGTGGATTCCGAGGTAGAAGCCAGCCTTTCGAAGCGTAGGGAATTCCACTCGAGGTTATCGGTTCGGGGACCTGTTAAGGGACGGCGTTTGGTGAAAAAACCGACCGAACCCGTGCCGGCGATGACGGCGGAACAGCGGATTTTGTTGCTGGATACCTGGCAGCGGAGCGGCTTGCCCGCCGGCGATTTTGCTCCTTTGGTAGGCGTCTCGAAACACACGCTTTACGCATGGAAGAAGCGGTTTGAAATTTCTGGCCCGGCCGGATTGTTGGATCAGCCGCGGGGCAAACCTCCGGGCAGCCGCGTTCACGAGTTGACCAAGCGTACAATCCTGATGCTCAAAAAATCGAATCCGGAATGGGGGTGTCAGCGGATTAGCGACATGCTATTGCGAGGTCCGGCTTTACCGGCGAGTGCTTCGGCGGTGGCCCGGGTGCTGCATGAAGCCGGTTATCAACTGGAGCAGGCTCCGACGCGAGGGCATCCGGACAAGGTGCGGTCCTTCGAGCGGGCCCGTCCGAATCAGTTATGGCAAACTGATCTTTTCACATTTGTGTTAAAACGTCAGAATCGGCGCGTTCATTTGGTCGGGTTCATGGACGATCACAGTCGGTTTTTGGTCGGCTACGGCTTGCATGCGAGCCAGTCATCGGCTTTGGTGCTGGAGGTCTTGCGAGCTTCCATGGCTTCTTATGGAACGCCGGAGGAGATTCTCACCGACAACGGTACGCAGTATGTGACCTGGCGGGGTAAAAGTGCCTTCTCGAAGGAACTCGAAAAACGGGGCATTCGACAGGTAGTAGCGTCTCCGCGTCATCCGCAGACTTTGGGTAAGATCGAGCGGTTCTGGGGAACCTTGTGGCGTGAGTGCATCGAGAGTGCAATCTTCATCGACATGGGGGATGCTCAGCGTCGGATTGGGTTATTCATAGACCATTACAACTTCCAGAGGCCCCATCAGGGGATCGATGGTCTGGTGCCCGCGGACCGTTACTTCGGGGCGGCCTCGGAAGTGCGTCGGAGTCTTCAAACTCGGGTAGCCGCGAATGCCTTGGAGCTGGCTCGAAACGGGATTCCGAAGCAGCCGTTTTATCTGACCGGCCAGGTGGGAGGTCAGCCCTTCAGCGTCCATGCGGAAGGGGAACGGATGATCTTGACCCGGCCCGAAGGAGAACGGCGGGAGATAGACTTGGTGCCCCCTCCGCCGCCGGAATCGACTTCCCGAGACGAGTTGCCCAAGCCGGTCTGTCCGGTCGGCGAGGTGAGCAATCCTCAAAGCTTGGGTTCGGAAGAGCCGTCTTTGCCGGGGGAATCGCCGTTGGATGAGAGCCTGCGTCTGATCGAGGATATGTGGTCGATCCCGCCTGAGGGAGGTGACTTATGA
- a CDS encoding integrase catalytic domain-containing protein: protein MEVLALLADLGPATSVATLKECFPEMTRSELEDMLRRYRRVWRKRYKRTGFRLRWTTPGTVWAMDYTETPLIDGKDQYLLAVRDLSSGQQLLAWPVAAATAEETLVALRSLITREGAPLVLKMDNGSPFIAEVVQEYLQREGVFGLYSPPRRPQYNGAIEAGIGSLKSRIERRAAWEGHPEVWNAEDVEAARREANALARPRGGLGPTPETLWKSRERVATESRDQFRELVEIHRNRAMEEEGKSPSGVLLEQEARRIDRIALRRALVDHGDLLFKRGPIPLGIKSQKTANIT from the coding sequence ATGGAAGTGCTTGCTCTGTTGGCCGATCTCGGGCCGGCCACCAGCGTGGCAACTCTCAAAGAGTGCTTCCCGGAAATGACGCGTTCCGAGCTCGAAGACATGCTCAGGCGCTACCGCCGCGTCTGGCGGAAAAGGTATAAACGAACCGGCTTCCGGCTCAGGTGGACTACGCCGGGAACCGTCTGGGCGATGGATTACACGGAGACGCCACTCATTGATGGAAAGGACCAATACCTGTTGGCAGTCCGAGATCTGAGCAGTGGTCAGCAGTTGCTAGCCTGGCCTGTGGCGGCGGCAACTGCCGAGGAAACGCTTGTGGCCCTTCGGTCATTGATCACCCGGGAGGGAGCCCCGCTGGTACTGAAAATGGATAACGGTTCTCCGTTTATTGCCGAAGTGGTCCAAGAATATTTGCAGCGAGAAGGCGTGTTCGGCTTGTACTCTCCGCCGAGGAGGCCACAATATAACGGTGCGATCGAAGCGGGCATAGGATCTTTGAAAAGTCGAATCGAACGTAGAGCTGCCTGGGAAGGCCATCCGGAAGTGTGGAACGCTGAGGATGTGGAGGCGGCTCGACGGGAAGCCAATGCCTTGGCTCGACCGAGAGGAGGTCTGGGTCCTACTCCCGAGACGCTTTGGAAAAGTCGGGAGAGAGTCGCAACAGAATCTCGCGATCAGTTCCGAGAGCTTGTTGAAATCCATCGGAACCGAGCTATGGAGGAGGAAGGAAAATCTCCTTCGGGAGTGTTGCTCGAGCAGGAAGCTCGCCGTATCGATCGAATTGCTTTACGCCGTGCTCTCGTCGATCACGGCGATCTTTTGTTCAAGAGAGGGCCAATTCCTCTAGGAATTAAATCGCAAAAAACGGCAAATATTACGTGA